One segment of Streptomyces bathyalis DNA contains the following:
- a CDS encoding DUF4191 domain-containing protein has translation MARKEDSESNPGRLKQIALTYKMTRRADRKIGLILAGVGLVTFGVLLAIGYLIGHPIYAGILGVMLALLAMAIIFGRRAERAAFGQMEGQPGAAAAVLENIGKGWTITPAVAMNRSQDVVHRAVGRAGIVLVAEGNPNRLRSLLASEKKRMARVVSDVPVHDFIVGDDEDQVELKKLRTKLLKLPRVLTGPQTTQVNDRLRAMGDLMSNMPIPKGPMPKGMRMPRGQSGR, from the coding sequence ATGGCGAGGAAGGAAGACTCCGAGAGCAACCCGGGGCGGCTCAAGCAGATCGCTCTGACGTACAAGATGACCCGGCGTGCCGACCGGAAGATCGGCCTGATCCTGGCCGGCGTGGGGCTTGTCACCTTCGGTGTACTCCTCGCCATCGGCTACCTGATCGGGCACCCGATCTACGCGGGCATCCTGGGCGTGATGCTGGCCCTGCTCGCGATGGCGATCATCTTCGGCCGCCGGGCCGAGCGGGCGGCCTTCGGCCAGATGGAAGGACAGCCCGGCGCCGCGGCGGCCGTACTGGAGAACATCGGCAAGGGCTGGACGATCACTCCGGCCGTGGCGATGAACCGCAGCCAGGACGTCGTCCACCGTGCCGTGGGCCGTGCGGGCATCGTCCTCGTCGCCGAGGGCAATCCGAACCGGCTGCGTTCGCTGCTGGCGTCCGAGAAGAAGCGCATGGCCCGGGTCGTCTCGGACGTTCCCGTGCACGACTTCATCGTCGGCGACGACGAGGACCAGGTGGAGCTGAAGAAGCTGCGCACCAAGCTGCTGAAGCTGCCGAGAGTCCTCACCGGTCCCCAGACCACGCAGGTCAACGACCGGCTGCGCGCGATGGGCGACCTGATGAGCAACATGCCCATCCCGAAGGGCCCGATGCCGAAGGGCATGCGGATGCCGCGGGGTCAGAGCGGTCGCTGA
- the lipA gene encoding lipoyl synthase translates to MSAVAPDGRKMLRLEVRNSQTPIERKPEWIKTRAKMGPEYNALQDLVKREGLHTVCQEAGCPNIFECWEDREATFLIGGEQCTRRCDFCQIDTGRPAELDRDEPRRVAESVQQMELRYATITGVARDDLDDGGAWLYAETVRQIHELMPDTGVELLIPDFNAVPEQLAEVFSSRPEVLAHNVETVPRIFKRIRPAFRYERSLEVITRAREDGLVTKSNLILGMGETREEVSEALRDLHGAGCELITITQYLRPSARHHPVERWVKPQEFVELQEEAEEIGFAGVMSGPLVRSSYRAGRLYKQAVEARDARAA, encoded by the coding sequence GTGTCCGCTGTCGCACCCGACGGTCGCAAAATGCTCCGCCTTGAAGTCCGCAACAGCCAGACCCCCATCGAGCGCAAGCCCGAGTGGATCAAGACCCGGGCGAAGATGGGGCCCGAGTACAACGCTCTGCAGGACCTGGTGAAGCGCGAGGGTCTGCACACGGTGTGCCAGGAGGCCGGCTGCCCCAACATCTTCGAATGCTGGGAGGACCGGGAGGCCACCTTCCTCATCGGCGGCGAACAGTGCACCCGCCGCTGCGACTTCTGCCAGATCGACACGGGCAGGCCGGCCGAGCTCGACCGGGACGAGCCGCGCCGCGTCGCGGAGTCCGTCCAGCAGATGGAGCTGCGCTACGCGACGATCACCGGCGTCGCCCGCGACGACCTCGACGACGGCGGTGCCTGGCTCTACGCCGAAACGGTGCGCCAGATCCACGAGTTGATGCCCGACACCGGGGTCGAGCTGCTCATCCCCGACTTCAACGCCGTACCGGAGCAGCTCGCGGAGGTCTTCTCCTCGCGTCCCGAGGTCCTCGCCCACAACGTCGAGACGGTGCCCCGCATCTTCAAGCGCATCCGCCCCGCCTTCCGCTACGAGCGCTCCCTCGAGGTGATCACCCGCGCCCGCGAGGACGGACTGGTCACCAAGTCCAACCTCATCCTCGGCATGGGCGAGACGCGCGAGGAGGTCAGCGAGGCACTGCGCGACCTGCACGGGGCCGGCTGCGAACTCATCACGATCACCCAGTACTTGAGGCCATCCGCACGCCATCACCCCGTCGAGCGCTGGGTGAAGCCCCAGGAGTTCGTCGAACTCCAGGAGGAGGCCGAGGAGATCGGCTTCGCGGGCGTCATGTCCGGCCCGCTGGTGCGCTCTTCGTACCGCGCGGGACGTCTGTACAAGCAGGCGGTGGAGGCACGCGACGCCCGGGCGGCGTGA
- a CDS encoding RDD family protein — protein MNNRDAIGSWLSGPRAAAEGMGADFGHRGERLGLPAEGSRSIAPVGRRLGALFIDWAISALIAYGLFAGGDLRSANNWALGVFLVLSLLTVGTIGSTPGKRLLGLRVVAVEGLGRLALWRVAVRTVLLGLAIPALVWDRDGRGLHDRLSGAVQVRI, from the coding sequence GTGAACAACAGGGATGCGATCGGGTCATGGCTGTCGGGCCCCCGTGCCGCGGCCGAGGGCATGGGCGCGGACTTCGGGCACCGCGGTGAGCGGTTGGGCCTGCCCGCCGAGGGGTCACGTTCGATCGCGCCGGTCGGACGCCGGCTGGGCGCCCTGTTCATCGACTGGGCGATCTCCGCGCTGATCGCGTACGGACTGTTCGCGGGCGGTGACCTGCGCAGTGCGAACAACTGGGCTCTGGGCGTCTTCCTCGTACTGAGCCTGCTGACGGTCGGCACGATCGGCAGCACCCCCGGCAAGCGGCTTCTCGGGCTGCGCGTGGTGGCCGTGGAGGGGCTGGGACGGCTGGCGCTGTGGCGCGTGGCGGTCCGTACGGTCCTGCTGGGGCTGGCCATTCCGGCGCTCGTCTGGGACCGCGACGGGCGCGGACTGCACGACAGGCTCTCCGGCGCGGTTCAGGTACGGATCTGA
- the lipB gene encoding lipoyl(octanoyl) transferase LipB yields MSELRFVRLGFGAEAVDYEEAWQEQRRVHAARLADEIPDTCLLLEHTPVFTAGRRTDPSERPVDGTPVVDVDRGGKITWHGPGQLVGYPILKLPRPVDVIAHVRRLEEAMIRTCADFGLETTRIEGRSGAWVLGDTVGRPGKDLGGLSLDFDAQTEDDEYDPRLRGPEYAPSNAGQRGEDRKIGAIGVRVAKGVTMHGFALNCDPDNTWFDRIVPCGIRDAGVTSLSNELGHDVPVTDVLPVMEKHLSEVLESSEPLPRAV; encoded by the coding sequence GTGAGCGAGCTGCGCTTTGTCCGTCTGGGGTTCGGCGCCGAAGCCGTGGACTACGAAGAGGCATGGCAGGAGCAGCGCCGAGTGCACGCGGCGCGTCTCGCGGACGAGATCCCCGACACCTGCCTGCTCCTGGAGCACACCCCGGTCTTCACTGCGGGCCGCCGCACGGATCCCAGCGAGCGCCCCGTCGACGGCACCCCCGTCGTCGACGTCGACCGCGGCGGGAAGATCACCTGGCACGGCCCGGGGCAGCTCGTCGGCTACCCCATCCTGAAGCTGCCCCGACCGGTCGACGTGATCGCGCACGTGCGCCGGCTGGAAGAGGCCATGATCCGCACCTGCGCCGACTTCGGTCTGGAGACCACACGGATCGAGGGGCGCAGCGGTGCGTGGGTGCTGGGGGACACGGTGGGCCGCCCGGGGAAGGATCTCGGCGGTCTCTCCCTCGACTTCGACGCGCAGACCGAGGACGACGAGTACGACCCGCGGCTGCGCGGCCCCGAGTACGCGCCCTCCAACGCGGGCCAGCGAGGCGAGGACCGCAAGATCGGCGCGATCGGCGTCCGCGTCGCGAAGGGCGTGACCATGCACGGCTTCGCGCTCAACTGCGACCCGGACAACACCTGGTTCGACCGCATCGTCCCCTGCGGCATCCGCGACGCGGGCGTGACGTCGCTCTCGAACGAACTCGGTCACGACGTTCCGGTGACCGACGTGCTGCCCGTCATGGAGAAGCATCTGAGCGAGGTCCTGGAGTCGTCGGAGCCGCTGCCCCGCGCCGTGTGA